CCAAGGGGAGGATCCCCTTGTTCCAGAGGAACCAAAGGCCTCCATAAAGGAACACGATCTCCAGGAGAAACACAAGGTGGGGGGTGTACCTGTTGTGGCCGTCAATGGTTTTGCCGAGCGGCAAGGCCTGTTTTCCTCCCTCGAAGAAGCTCGATTTTTCAGGATTTCAGTATAAGCAATCAGCGTTTCCAGGGGTTGGAGAGTGAACCCGGCTCAGGACTCGAAGGCCTTGACGGCCTCTTCCTTGGTATCGAATATATCAAGGATCTGGTCCAGGCGGATAATCTGGAACAGGGACCGGACCTGTTCCGAAAGCCCGAAGAGTTTCAAATCCCCTTCAGAGTTTTTCAATTTCCGCACGCAGGAAAGCAGGGCGCCGCATCCTGAGCTGTCTATGAAACGCATCGTCCTCATGTCAAAGACTACCTTTTTGTTCGATTCCAGGACGGATGCGATATCCTTCTTGAATTCCTGACTGTTGTCGGCATCCAGTACATCTCCCTGGAGCGACAGGACCACCACATCACCGTGCTTCTCCGTTGAAAAGTCCATTGGACGAGAGGCCTCCCACGCTAAAGTTTTTTCCGTTTCTTGACAAGCATTACGGAGTTCATTCCATCGGGGCTTTTCGTGTAA
This sequence is a window from Deltaproteobacteria bacterium. Protein-coding genes within it:
- a CDS encoding STAS domain-containing protein → MDFSTEKHGDVVVLSLQGDVLDADNSQEFKKDIASVLESNKKVVFDMRTMRFIDSSGCGALLSCVRKLKNSEGDLKLFGLSEQVRSLFQIIRLDQILDIFDTKEEAVKAFES